GCACGCTCGGACTCGGCCGAGATCCGCCTGGCCGGACGCATGCTCGGTGCCGGCCTGCGGGAGCTGTCCAGGCGTCTGGAGCAGGACTTCCTCCCCGGCCGCTCCGTGGACGTGGTGACGGCCTACCGCGACGACCACCGGTAGAGCGCGCGCCCCGGGGACGCGGTCAGCCCGTGCGCGACGGTGCTGGCCACGACGACGAGCGAACCCGCCGCGAGGACGACCGGGGGCAGGTCGAGACGCTCGGCCTCGAGCGTCAGGTAGAAGATCGCCGAGACCCCGACCGGACCGAACCAGCCGACGAACAGCGCGTCCCTCCACGGCAGCCCCAGCGGGCGCGCCAGGAGCAGCAGCACCGGGACGCGACGCAGGGCCAGTACGGCCACGACGAGTGCCGGACCCCGCCACCCCAGGTCCCACCAGTCCTGCCAGGGCGCGGAGGCACCCAGCACCACGAACAGGGGCAGCACGACGAAGCGGTTGACGGCCTCGTCGATCGCGACCTCCGACGTCCGCTCCGTGGCCGAGCTGACGAGGTTGAACACCAGCCCCCCGACGAAGACCGCGAGGACGCCGTCGGTGTGGGTCAGCCCGGCAGCGCCCAGGATGGCCAGCGCCAGCACCAGGGTGAGGATCAGGGCGGGGCCGTGGGCGGTGGCTCCGCGCTGCTCGCCCCGGCGCAGGGCATGTCCACCGAGCCAGCCGATCACGGCACCGATGACCACCGCACCGAGCACCTGGCGCAGGGACTCCACGGCCGCCGCACCCGCCGTCGCGGGGCCGGCGATCGCGACCGCACCCAGCACCAACGGCAGGGCGAGTCCGTCGTTGGCGCCGGACTCCACCGACAGGATCTCCCGGTCGGCCGCCGGCAGGTCACGCTCGGCGGGCTCGCCGGTCACCGCACTGGAGGCGAGCACGGGGTCCGTGGGACAGATCGCCGCACCGATCAGTGCGGCGGTCCCGAGCCAGACGCCCAGGATCCAGCCGCTCACCACCGACGACACCACCGCCATGGCCGGCATCGCCACCAGGAGCAACCAGACCAGCGGACGGGCCCGTCGGGCGAGGACCGAGACCGGGTACCTCAGCGCGACCGCCATGACCGAGACGGCCAGCAGCACCCTGGCACCCTCGTGCAGAGGTCCCGGCTCCGCCACGACCGACGGCACGTCGAGAGCTCCGGTCACCGACGGGCCGAGCAGGAGTCCGACCCCGAGCGCCACCAACGGTTCGGAGAACGGCAGGCGGCGCAGCGTCCGGGACAGCACGGCGACGACCAGCCCCAGCAGTCCCACGACGAGCAGCAGAAGGTCCAGCACCTCCGGCAGGTACCCCGTCGCCCCCGGGGCACACGTCAGCCGGTCGCGACCACCAGCGGGATCCGGAGCTCGGCCTCGGTGACCGACCCGTGGAAACCGGCCATCATCATCTCCAGCGCGAACTCGCGCGAGCTGAAGACGGCGAAGTCGTCGAGCGCCGCCACCACGACGTCGCCGATGCGTCCCGACACCTCGGGGCGCACGGGTCCGAACCAGTCGCCGGCGTCCTCGCGACGCCGCACCAGCACCCGGTCGCCCAGCTCGGCGCGCCACCGCTCGGCGACCGCCTCGGGCTGCCGGGTGTAGACGTGCCGGAACCGCGCCTCCCCGGCCAGCAGGTCGACGTCGTCGAGCAGCCGCGGATGGGCGTCGACGTCGAACCGGCCCTCGGCCGGGAGGTCGATCATGCCGTGGTCGGCGGTGACGACCAAGGTCGTGTCGGCGGGCAGCTCGGCCCGCAGCTCGGCCAGCTCCCGGTCGACCGTCACCAGCATGTCGCGCCACTCCTGCGAGGTGCACCCGTGGGCATGGCCGGTGTGGTCGAGCCGCGACTCGTAGGCGTACACCGCGGCCCGGTCGGCGGTCTCGACCACGTCGAGCACCACGTCGAGACGTTCCCAGACGGACTTGACGCCGTGGAACGGGATGCCGCGCTGACTGCAGAGGGTGAGCGCGGACCCCTCGAAGCGGGCGTCGTTGACGGTGCCGACGGCCACCCCGGCCGCTCCCATGCACTCCAGGATCGTGCCGTACGGCTGCCACCGGAGGGGGTCCACGTCCTGGTCCCACGTGAGGGAGTTGATGCGGGCGCCCGTCTCGGGGACCCGGGCGGTGTACCCGACGACGCCGTGCTCGCCGGCCCGCCGACCGGTGCCGAGGGAGGTCAACGACGTGGCGGTGGTCGACGGCACCCCGCACACCAGGTCGGGGACGGACGGTTGCGAGCTGAGGAACGGCGCCAGCTCGGCGTGCTCACGCAGCAGCGTCTCGCCGAGTCCGTCGACCAGCACCAGGACGTAGCGACGCGCGGGCGGCAGCCCGAGCGGGTTGTCGAAGCCCTCGACGCCGAGCGCTCCGGCGACCGACGGCCAGATCTGCTCGATCGAGTGCCGCTGACCGGGACCGGGAACGATCACGCGTGGCCGACCGCGGTGCCGGCGGCCGTGGCGGCCGACAGGTGACGGGCGAAGTCCAACAGCTGCACGACGGCCTGCCCGCCGTCGGCGGCAGCGGCGAGCCGCAGCGAGAAGTCGTCACCGGTGGAGGTGCCGGTGTAGCCGTGGTCGGCCTCGCACTCGGGGTCGTCGCAGCGGGCCGGCTCGAGGTCGAGCCGGGACACCGCCCCCCACCCGATCGTGAGGAGCGCCTCCTCCAGCTGCGCGTGGTCGGTCGCCACCATGCGGGTGACGACGACCGAGCGGATCTGGGCCAACGGCACGGCCTCGGAGGTCGTGGAGGTGTAGGGCTTGGGCAGCAGGTCGTCCGGCGGGTGCTCGTCGGTGTGGACGAGCACCACGCGCGAGGGGGTGAGCACCAGGACCGTCATGTGTCGCCGGATCTCGTCGCGGTCGAAGGTCGGCTCGTGATGGGCCACGAAGGCCCGGACCTGCTCGCCGGCCACGGCGTCGTGCAGACCGCCGGCCACGATCTCGGGGTAGTACCCCGCGCGGGACACGGCGGCGAACAGCTCGTCGGTGCGGTCGGCGCTCATCGGCCCACCCCCGTCGGAAGGGCACGGTACGGGCGCAATCCGATGAGGACCCCATCGTTCGCTCGCTGACGCTCGCTCATCCGCCCACCGTATCGCCCGGCCCGGACGTCCGGCTGAGCCGCCGGACGTACCACTCACCCCGACGGTCGTCGGTCGGGATGACCTTGGCCCGGGCGCTCAGCACGGTGAGACCGTCGGCTCGGACCAGCACCGGCTCGAGGTCGAGCTCGGCGACCTCCGGCAGGTCGTCCTTGAGCGCGGCGAGCCGCAGGACGACATCCTGGATCGCCGCGACGTCGACCGGTTCGGAGCCCCGGTAGCCGTACAGCAGCGGTGCCGACCGCAGGTTGGCGACCATCTGCTCGGCGTCGACGTCGGTGAGCGGCGGGATGCCGTAGGCACGGTCGCCGAGCAGCTCGCTGGGCGCCCCCGCGAGGCCGAAGGACACCAGCGGTCCGAACAGTCCGTCCTCGCCGGCGCTGAACGACACGGGCACGCCGTCCGGCGCGGTGCGCTGCACGAAGAAGCGGGTGTCGGACCGGGTCCCGACCCAGTCGGTCAGGTTGTCCCAGGCCTCGACCATGCCGGCCGGGTCGTGGATCGAGCGCCAGACGTGGGTCAGGTCGGGGCGGGCGCGGAGGTGCTCGCTGCCGGCCTTGAGGACGACGTTCCACCCGAGCCGCTCGCCGGCCGCGACCGCCTCCTCGCGGGTGTGCACGTTGATCCAGGTCCACAGGTCGATGCCGTAGCAGTCCAGCAGGGCGTGCACCTGCTCGGTCGACAGGATCGCGCCGCGGGGGGCGATCTCGAGCACCTGCGACACGAGGGCACGGGCGTCGCCGGTGCGGTGCTCCTGCCCCGAGGGGAACTCCCCGTGCTCGCGGGCCGCCCACTCGGCGTAGTTGACCACCCTGGCGAGCGCACGCACGGCGGACTCCGGGGCCGAGTACGACGGCACCGAACCACGGCCGGCGGACCCGCCGGCGAGGTCGGGCACCCGCAGGAGCTCGGGAACACCCTCGCTGCCGAGGAAGGTCGACACGATCGGCTTGTCCGACTGCTCCCCGATGGCGGCCAGGACGTCGGCGACCTCCTCCCCCGTGGTGTTGAGGGGCGGGATGTAGACCACCACGAGCGCGTCGACTTGGGGGTGCGCCAGAGCGCTCTCGATGGCGGCCTCGAAGTCGTCGGCACCGGCGGTGGCTCCCAGGGACACCGGTGTGGCGACCTTGAGCCCGGCCGCCGCGCCCGCGTCGGCCACCAGCAGCGCCATCGCGTCGGAGTTGCCGACGATCGAGATCCGGTTGCCCCGCGGCAGCGGCTGGTGGGCCAGCACCTGCGCGACGTCGAACATCTCGTCGAGGGTGTCGACCTGGATCACGCCGGCCTGACGGAACATCGCGTCGACGGCCGACTGGGGCGCCGAGGTGCGGCGCACCGTGTGGCCCACCGGGACGCCCTGCGTCGACCGTCCGGACTTGACCGCGACGATCGGCTTGGTCGACGAGACCCGCCGGGCGATGCGCGAGAACTTGCGGGGGTTGCCGATGGACTCCAGGTACAGCAGGACGACCTCGGTGCTGTCGTCCTCCTGCCAGTACTGCAGCAGGTCGTTGCCCGAGACGTCCGCGCGGTTGCCCGCCGAGACGAAGGTGGACAGCCCCAGACCGCGCCGGGACACCGACTCCAGGATCGCCGTGCCCAGCGCACCGGACTGGCAGAAGAACCCGACGCGACCCTGCGGCGGCATCGCCGGTGACAGCGAGGCGTTGAGCTGCACGCCCGGAGCCGTGTTGATGACCCCGAGGCAGTTGGGCCCGATCAGCCGGAGTCCGTAGGAACGACTGAGTCCGACCAGGGCCCGCTGGCGGCGGCGACCCTCGACCCCTTCCTCGGCGAATCCGGCGGAGATGACGACTAGCCCGTGCACGCCCTTGGCGGCGCAGTCGAGGACCACGTCGGCGACGGACTCGGCCGGCACCGCCACGATCGCGACGTCGACCTCGCCGGGGATGTCCTGCACGGTCTTGTACGCCGGGAGACCCGACACGGCCTCGGCGCTGCTGTTGACGGCGTACACCGCGCCGGAGAAGTCGCCGAGGACGAGGTTGCGCACCATCGCCTGGCCGATCGAGTCGGCCCGCCGGCTCGCGCCGACCACGGCGATGCTGGTGGCGTTGAAGATCCGCTCGATGGAGGCCGCCTCGGCGCGCTGCTCACGCGCCCGCATGACGCCCACCGAGGTGTCGGTGGCGTCGAGCTCGAAGAACAGCTGCTGGACCCCGTCGGCGAGCTCGGCCCGCAACGTGTAGCCCATCTCGCGGAACACCTGCAGCATGCGGACGTTGGACGGCAGCACGTCGGCGTGGAACCGCTGGAGCCCGCGCTCGCGACCGGCCTGGGCCAGGTGCTCGAGCAACAGCTGGCCGATGCCACGGCCCTGGTGCGCGTCCTCGACGAGGAAGGCGATCTCGGCCTCCTCGTCGGACACGGCGTCGTAGCGACCGACGGCGATGATCTGCCCGTGGAGGGTCACGACGAACGCCACCCGCCGGTCGTGGTCGACCTCGGTGAACCGCTTGA
The Aeromicrobium marinum DSM 15272 genome window above contains:
- a CDS encoding DUF5998 family protein, with protein sequence MSADRTDELFAAVSRAGYYPEIVAGGLHDAVAGEQVRAFVAHHEPTFDRDEIRRHMTVLVLTPSRVVLVHTDEHPPDDLLPKPYTSTTSEAVPLAQIRSVVVTRMVATDHAQLEEALLTIGWGAVSRLDLEPARCDDPECEADHGYTGTSTGDDFSLRLAAAADGGQAVVQLLDFARHLSAATAAGTAVGHA
- a CDS encoding bifunctional GNAT family N-acetyltransferase/acetate--CoA ligase family protein produces the protein MTDDAPTDDVHPVRDWEADVLLRDGRVAQLRPIVPADADDFVAFYDRVSAESKYFRFFAPYPTLTNRDVKRFTEVDHDRRVAFVVTLHGQIIAVGRYDAVSDEEAEIAFLVEDAHQGRGIGQLLLEHLAQAGRERGLQRFHADVLPSNVRMLQVFREMGYTLRAELADGVQQLFFELDATDTSVGVMRAREQRAEAASIERIFNATSIAVVGASRRADSIGQAMVRNLVLGDFSGAVYAVNSSAEAVSGLPAYKTVQDIPGEVDVAIVAVPAESVADVVLDCAAKGVHGLVVISAGFAEEGVEGRRRQRALVGLSRSYGLRLIGPNCLGVINTAPGVQLNASLSPAMPPQGRVGFFCQSGALGTAILESVSRRGLGLSTFVSAGNRADVSGNDLLQYWQEDDSTEVVLLYLESIGNPRKFSRIARRVSSTKPIVAVKSGRSTQGVPVGHTVRRTSAPQSAVDAMFRQAGVIQVDTLDEMFDVAQVLAHQPLPRGNRISIVGNSDAMALLVADAGAAAGLKVATPVSLGATAGADDFEAAIESALAHPQVDALVVVYIPPLNTTGEEVADVLAAIGEQSDKPIVSTFLGSEGVPELLRVPDLAGGSAGRGSVPSYSAPESAVRALARVVNYAEWAAREHGEFPSGQEHRTGDARALVSQVLEIAPRGAILSTEQVHALLDCYGIDLWTWINVHTREEAVAAGERLGWNVVLKAGSEHLRARPDLTHVWRSIHDPAGMVEAWDNLTDWVGTRSDTRFFVQRTAPDGVPVSFSAGEDGLFGPLVSFGLAGAPSELLGDRAYGIPPLTDVDAEQMVANLRSAPLLYGYRGSEPVDVAAIQDVVLRLAALKDDLPEVAELDLEPVLVRADGLTVLSARAKVIPTDDRRGEWYVRRLSRTSGPGDTVGG
- a CDS encoding alkaline phosphatase family protein; translation: MIVPGPGQRHSIEQIWPSVAGALGVEGFDNPLGLPPARRYVLVLVDGLGETLLREHAELAPFLSSQPSVPDLVCGVPSTTATSLTSLGTGRRAGEHGVVGYTARVPETGARINSLTWDQDVDPLRWQPYGTILECMGAAGVAVGTVNDARFEGSALTLCSQRGIPFHGVKSVWERLDVVLDVVETADRAAVYAYESRLDHTGHAHGCTSQEWRDMLVTVDRELAELRAELPADTTLVVTADHGMIDLPAEGRFDVDAHPRLLDDVDLLAGEARFRHVYTRQPEAVAERWRAELGDRVLVRRREDAGDWFGPVRPEVSGRIGDVVVAALDDFAVFSSREFALEMMMAGFHGSVTEAELRIPLVVATG
- a CDS encoding cation:proton antiporter codes for the protein MLDLLLLVVGLLGLVVAVLSRTLRRLPFSEPLVALGVGLLLGPSVTGALDVPSVVAEPGPLHEGARVLLAVSVMAVALRYPVSVLARRARPLVWLLLVAMPAMAVVSSVVSGWILGVWLGTAALIGAAICPTDPVLASSAVTGEPAERDLPAADREILSVESGANDGLALPLVLGAVAIAGPATAGAAAVESLRQVLGAVVIGAVIGWLGGHALRRGEQRGATAHGPALILTLVLALAILGAAGLTHTDGVLAVFVGGLVFNLVSSATERTSEVAIDEAVNRFVVLPLFVVLGASAPWQDWWDLGWRGPALVVAVLALRRVPVLLLLARPLGLPWRDALFVGWFGPVGVSAIFYLTLEAERLDLPPVVLAAGSLVVVASTVAHGLTASPGRALYRWSSR